The following are encoded in a window of Saccharothrix longispora genomic DNA:
- the dxr gene encoding 1-deoxy-D-xylulose-5-phosphate reductoisomerase, with protein sequence MSTPRTVLVLGSTGSVGTQALDVIAANRDRFSVVGLAAGGADPAALAAQAVEFGVAAVAVSRATAVEDVTLALYAEAQKRGYARGGFTLPRILAGPTATTDLIDSTPADVVLNGVTGSIGLEPTLHALATGATLALANKESLIAGGPLVLKAAKPGQIVPVDSEHSALAQCLRGGREDEVAKLVLTASGGPFRGRTRDQLADVTARDALAHPTWSMGPVITVNSATLVNKGLELIEAQLLFGVPYERIDVVVHPQSVIHSMVTFTDGSTLAQASPPDMKLPISLGLGWPDRVPGASAACTFDVATAWTFEPLDDDTFPAVRLARWAGSGGGCLPAVYNAANEEAVAVFLGGRTSFTSIVDTVRRVLDEAGDWAHEPADVAEVLAAEDWARARARELVAAPAGSGRD encoded by the coding sequence ATGAGCACACCACGCACGGTCCTGGTCCTCGGCTCCACGGGGTCCGTCGGCACCCAGGCCCTCGACGTCATCGCCGCCAACCGCGACCGGTTCTCCGTGGTCGGACTGGCCGCCGGTGGCGCGGACCCCGCCGCGCTCGCCGCCCAGGCCGTCGAGTTCGGGGTCGCCGCGGTCGCCGTGTCCCGCGCCACCGCCGTCGAGGACGTCACGCTCGCCCTCTACGCCGAGGCGCAGAAGCGCGGCTACGCGCGGGGCGGGTTCACGCTGCCCCGCATCCTCGCCGGCCCCACCGCCACCACCGACCTCATCGACTCGACCCCCGCCGACGTCGTGCTCAACGGCGTGACCGGCTCGATCGGCCTCGAACCCACGCTGCACGCGCTCGCCACCGGCGCCACGCTCGCCCTGGCCAACAAGGAGTCGCTGATCGCCGGCGGCCCCCTCGTGCTCAAGGCCGCCAAGCCGGGCCAGATCGTGCCGGTCGACTCCGAGCACTCGGCGCTGGCGCAGTGCCTGCGCGGCGGCCGGGAGGACGAGGTGGCCAAGCTCGTGCTCACCGCCTCCGGCGGCCCGTTCCGCGGCCGGACCCGGGACCAGCTCGCGGACGTCACCGCGCGTGACGCCCTCGCCCACCCCACGTGGTCGATGGGGCCGGTCATCACCGTGAACTCGGCCACCCTGGTCAACAAGGGCCTGGAGCTGATCGAGGCGCAGCTGCTGTTCGGCGTGCCCTACGAGCGCATCGACGTGGTCGTGCACCCGCAATCGGTCATTCACTCGATGGTGACCTTCACCGACGGCTCCACGCTGGCCCAGGCCAGCCCGCCGGACATGAAGCTGCCCATCTCGCTGGGCCTCGGCTGGCCCGACCGCGTCCCCGGCGCCTCGGCCGCGTGTACCTTCGACGTGGCGACCGCGTGGACGTTCGAACCGCTGGACGACGACACGTTCCCGGCGGTCCGCCTGGCCAGGTGGGCGGGCTCCGGCGGGGGCTGCCTCCCCGCGGTCTACAACGCGGCCAACGAGGAAGCTGTCGCCGTCTTCCTCGGCGGTCGCACGTCGTTCACCTCCATCGTGGACACTGTGCGGCGCGTGCTCGACGAGGCCGGTGACTGGGCTCATGAGCCGGCGGACGTCGCCGAGGTGCTCGCGGCGGAGGATTGGGCCCGCGCGCGGGCGCGGGAACTCGTGGCCGCCCCGGCGGGGTCGGGAAGGGACTGA
- a CDS encoding GlsB/YeaQ/YmgE family stress response membrane protein: protein MGILGWIVLGLIAGAIAKAIMPGRDPGGIIITMLLGIVGAIIGGFVGRAIFGTDLNTFFSLSTWLLAILGSLIVLGIYRLVTGNRARA, encoded by the coding sequence GTGGGCATCTTGGGTTGGATTGTGCTCGGCCTGATCGCGGGTGCCATCGCCAAGGCCATCATGCCTGGTCGTGACCCCGGTGGCATCATCATCACGATGCTGCTCGGCATCGTCGGCGCCATCATCGGCGGTTTCGTGGGGCGTGCCATCTTCGGCACGGACCTCAACACGTTCTTCAGCCTGAGCACCTGGCTGCTGGCCATCCTCGGCTCGCTGATCGTGCTCGGCATCTACCGCCTGGTGACGGGCAACCGAGCCAGGGCCTGA
- a CDS encoding response regulator transcription factor, which yields MIRVLIADDEPLMRAGIKAILGTADDIELVAEAGDGREAVALARERRVDVAVLDIRMPRLDGLAAARELRSVAPGVRVVVLTTFGEDDNIVRALSDGAAGFLLKDSAPEELLRAVRAVHAGEAYLSPMVTSRVVGMVAQVGQPRRQEAVRQVAGLTEREVEVLALLGLGMSNADVGQRLHMSEATVKTYVSRLLAKLGLTNRVQAALLARDAGLAG from the coding sequence TTGATCCGGGTCCTCATCGCCGACGACGAGCCGCTGATGCGCGCGGGCATCAAGGCCATCCTCGGCACCGCCGACGACATCGAGCTGGTCGCCGAGGCCGGTGACGGCCGCGAGGCCGTCGCCCTGGCCCGGGAGCGGCGGGTCGACGTCGCCGTGCTCGACATCCGCATGCCGCGCCTGGACGGCCTGGCGGCGGCCCGCGAGCTGCGTTCGGTCGCGCCGGGCGTGCGCGTCGTGGTGCTGACCACGTTCGGGGAGGACGACAACATCGTGCGCGCGCTGTCCGACGGCGCGGCCGGCTTCCTGCTCAAGGACTCCGCACCCGAGGAGCTGCTGCGCGCGGTGCGGGCCGTGCACGCGGGCGAGGCGTACCTGTCGCCGATGGTGACGAGCCGCGTCGTCGGCATGGTCGCCCAGGTGGGCCAACCGCGCAGGCAGGAGGCGGTGCGGCAGGTCGCGGGCCTGACCGAGCGGGAGGTCGAGGTGCTGGCGCTGCTCGGGCTCGGCATGTCGAACGCCGACGTCGGCCAGCGGCTGCACATGAGCGAGGCGACCGTGAAGACCTACGTGAGCCGGCTGCTCGCCAAGCTCGGCCTCACCAACCGGGTGCAGGCCGCGCTGCTGGCCCGCGACGCCGGGCTCGCCGGGTGA
- a CDS encoding sensor histidine kinase translates to MTPVVHRVQRFRPDLPDLREAPAAFLRTHAARFARVTPWRVAREVFAVLVMLAMDVFPGWLQGDWRTSGLVLAGVGAGYVALYLVRLLFPALALLIGTWVVFGHEHGGLVMIVMLAYGAGYRIASWQRALFTAVLALALHMLAWGVSTPGLSGPFGSFVMLTVYGMAVALPFLVGRYTAQRNALVAALQEREERVVRERRMVSRQVRLRERNRIAQDMHDSLGHRLSLISVHAGALALDTGLGEKQREAVQVLRSAALTAMEELRGVIGVLRRDEPEEDQVRRTVDAIDELVEGARRAGVRVSLVRGGQPVPLPAKVSHAAYRIAQEGLTNASKHAPGASVQVTVKYEPDALVVEVRNNPPRTKRPEGSGFGLIGLGERVRLAGGMLHVGELPAGGFRIAAVLPYEDTAAADDEPSDEVEPEPAKPTGIRKWAGVGSILLAGVVVVVVVGGYTWIGSQPFTKVVDQALYDSIQVGQAEADVMARLPGGAEPPLGDLSSDAPPEPAGATCRYRVADEQSYRSRATRVVRFCFAGGRLVEKTTHLQGM, encoded by the coding sequence GTGACCCCTGTCGTGCACCGCGTCCAGCGGTTCCGGCCGGACCTGCCGGACCTCCGGGAGGCGCCGGCCGCCTTCCTGCGCACCCACGCCGCCCGGTTCGCCCGGGTGACGCCGTGGCGCGTCGCCCGCGAGGTGTTCGCGGTGCTGGTGATGCTCGCGATGGACGTGTTCCCCGGCTGGCTCCAGGGCGACTGGCGGACGTCCGGCCTGGTCCTGGCCGGGGTCGGCGCGGGCTACGTGGCGCTGTACCTCGTGCGGCTGCTGTTCCCGGCGCTGGCGCTGCTGATCGGCACCTGGGTGGTGTTCGGTCACGAGCACGGCGGCCTCGTCATGATCGTGATGCTCGCCTACGGCGCCGGCTACCGGATCGCGTCGTGGCAGCGGGCGCTGTTCACCGCCGTGCTCGCCCTCGCCCTGCACATGCTGGCCTGGGGCGTGTCGACGCCGGGCCTGTCCGGCCCGTTCGGGTCGTTCGTGATGCTCACCGTCTACGGCATGGCCGTCGCCCTGCCGTTCCTCGTCGGCCGGTACACCGCCCAGCGCAACGCCCTGGTCGCCGCGCTGCAGGAGCGCGAGGAGCGGGTGGTGCGCGAGCGGCGGATGGTGTCGCGCCAGGTGCGGCTGCGCGAGCGCAACCGCATCGCCCAGGACATGCACGACAGCCTCGGCCACCGGCTCAGCCTCATCTCCGTGCACGCGGGCGCGCTCGCGCTCGACACCGGGCTGGGCGAGAAGCAGCGCGAGGCCGTCCAGGTGCTGCGCAGCGCCGCCCTGACCGCGATGGAGGAGCTGCGCGGCGTCATCGGCGTGCTGCGGCGCGACGAGCCCGAGGAGGACCAGGTCCGGCGCACCGTGGACGCGATCGACGAGCTGGTCGAGGGCGCCCGGCGGGCCGGCGTGCGGGTCAGCCTGGTCCGCGGCGGCCAACCCGTGCCGCTGCCCGCGAAGGTCAGCCACGCCGCCTACCGCATCGCCCAGGAGGGCCTGACCAACGCCAGCAAGCACGCGCCCGGCGCGAGCGTTCAGGTCACCGTGAAGTACGAGCCGGACGCGCTGGTCGTCGAGGTCCGCAACAACCCGCCCCGCACGAAGCGGCCCGAGGGCTCCGGCTTCGGCCTGATCGGCCTGGGGGAGCGGGTGCGGCTGGCCGGCGGCATGCTGCACGTCGGCGAGCTGCCCGCCGGCGGGTTCCGGATCGCGGCCGTGCTGCCCTACGAGGACACCGCCGCGGCGGACGACGAGCCGTCCGACGAGGTGGAGCCCGAGCCCGCCAAGCCGACCGGCATCCGCAAGTGGGCGGGCGTCGGCTCCATCCTGCTCGCCGGCGTCGTCGTGGTGGTGGTAGTGGGCGGCTACACGTGGATCGGCTCCCAGCCCTTCACCAAGGTCGTCGACCAGGCGCTGTACGACTCGATCCAGGTCGGGCAGGCCGAGGCCGACGTGATGGCGAGGCTGCCGGGCGGCGCCGAACCGCCGCTGGGCGACCTCAGCTCCGACGCGCCGCCGGAACCCGCCGGGGCGACGTGCCGGTACCGCGTGGCCGACGAGCAGAGCTACCGGTCGCGGGCGACCAGGGTCGTCCGGTTCTGCTTCGCGGGCGGACGGCTCGTCGAGAAGACAACCCACCTCCAGGGGATGTGA